In the Solanum pennellii chromosome 5, SPENNV200 genome, one interval contains:
- the LOC107019358 gene encoding uncharacterized protein LOC107019358, whose protein sequence is MAEMYEAWMRGQAPPSSICLYPHTHQYSSPVEAKRAVKNEEHEEMSTKMKCFEQNVRDMRGFGGHKSVSINYLCMVPHVHLSIDFKTPVFEKYDGHGNPFIDQDTSNWHTWDDLARYFGQQFQYNIDIVPDRTLLANMRKKTIENFREYAIRWREQVTTVKPPMKESEMIVVFLQAQEPNYFHYLLSIVGKTFAKVIKIGELVENSIKLGRIVSQAALKATTQVIKNGSGNLGGKKLKEDVVNVVSDKQKSPSSPFYQYAPPQYHYYIPMQNTQYSMIPPQYAVSSAQPHVYPPNNYQ, encoded by the exons ATGGCAGAGATGTACGAGGCTTGGATGAGGGGACAAGCTCCACCGTCTTCAATTT GCTTGTACCCTCACACTCATCAGTATAGTTCCCCTGTTGAAGCTAAAAGAGCTGTTAAAAATGAGGAACATGAAGAAATGTCTACAAAAATGAAATGTTTCGAACAGAATGTAAGAGATATGCGAGGATTTGGAGGTCACAAAAGTGTCTCAATCAATTATTTATGCATGGTTCCCCATGTTCATCTATCCATTGATTTTAAAACTCCAGTATTTGAGAAGTATGATGGACATGGAAATCCT TTTATAGATCAAGATACTTCTAACTGGCATACATGGGATGATTTGGCTCGATATTTTGgtcaacaatttcaatataacATTGACATAGTTCCAGATCGTACCTTACTGGCCAACATGAGAAAAAAAACCATCGAAAATTTTCGTGAATATGCTATAAGGTGGAGGGAGCAAGTTACGACGGTTAAGCCGCCAATGAAAGAGTCTGAAATGATTGTTGTTTTCCTCCAAGCGCAAGAACCAAACTACTTTCATTATTTACTTTCTATTGTTGGCAAAACATTTGCTAAAGTTATTAAGATTGGTGAATTGGTGGAAAATAGCATTAAGCTTGGAAGGATTGTAAGTCAAGCTGCCTTGAAAGCCACAACACAGGTGATTAAAAATGGATCAGGAAATCTTGGAGGAAAGAAACTGAAAGAGGATGTAGTGAATGTTGTGTCAGACAAACAAAAAAGTCCAAGCAGTCCATTTTATCAATATGCACCACCTCAATACCATTACTATATCCCCATGCAAAATACACAATACTCTATGATCCCACCTCAATATGCAGTCTCTAGTGCACAACCACATGTATATCCACCAAACAATTATCAATAG